The Armatimonadota bacterium genome includes a region encoding these proteins:
- a CDS encoding glycoside hydrolase family 125 protein: protein MSGWLPAPVGALPVDPPVGRHAKPWDAGDGTASASLGSDGRVLSMHRPHTRHGWFHLAGFPPFPEDRRRDPEFVRTFRRSMGDPSGPGLSVRPRGMGSPERGWVAHRIPAFRWRADGLAVWWIPFVRDGRLICWLHARSRRPDGPAALTVEFAPTLGVVRAAYGQITEGGPLPPYDARNRVRWVQGAVWWEAPGLPGWARVGPAPRVADCERMPPVALRWDVTLDLSEGCAEHVLVAELGETEFRAPLAIPSADDVHAWLHDAVGRACAPEVGTEPAARWWIHRNLAFALDVCAVDVGEGTCLVTDPVLLPLSWNRDAYYVACLLGAFAVRNSGSPLGQTARRALRRHLTWLFDVAARPDGLWGRSHLTNGEVKDRAFQLDQQWYPLLELARAALEWGQTDLWDRHRRQALRSLDALLAMRSALGLFPTSETPADDPLSLPYHFSSHVLAWRTLALLSRLPGCERLLSETDRLRGLVERHFRIRDSGIYAYATDGEGGHRRYHDANDLPTACAARWGFCAPDDVWWRRTIVFAYSAANAGWFDGPFGGLGSVHAPGPWTLGDIQRWIVAHDTGDAAAKAAAEQRLRAVAFDDGLLCESYDAHSGLPRTRAWFAWPGAVLAALLLGDSL from the coding sequence ATGTCCGGCTGGCTCCCCGCGCCGGTGGGTGCCCTCCCCGTGGACCCGCCGGTCGGGCGCCACGCCAAGCCGTGGGACGCAGGCGACGGGACCGCCTCGGCGTCGTTGGGCAGCGACGGCCGCGTGCTGTCGATGCACCGTCCCCACACCCGCCACGGCTGGTTCCACCTCGCGGGCTTCCCCCCGTTTCCCGAGGATCGGCGCAGGGATCCGGAGTTCGTGCGCACATTTCGACGGAGCATGGGCGACCCGTCAGGGCCAGGGCTGTCTGTGCGCCCCCGGGGCATGGGCAGTCCGGAACGCGGATGGGTGGCGCATCGGATCCCGGCGTTTCGCTGGCGCGCAGACGGCTTGGCGGTGTGGTGGATCCCGTTTGTCCGGGACGGCAGACTGATCTGCTGGTTGCACGCCCGTTCCCGCCGGCCCGACGGTCCGGCCGCACTGACCGTGGAATTCGCGCCGACTCTGGGGGTTGTGCGGGCGGCTTACGGTCAGATCACCGAAGGTGGACCGCTCCCTCCATACGACGCCCGCAACCGCGTGCGCTGGGTCCAGGGGGCGGTGTGGTGGGAGGCACCGGGTCTTCCGGGATGGGCGCGGGTGGGACCGGCCCCGCGCGTCGCCGACTGCGAACGGATGCCTCCGGTGGCCCTGCGGTGGGACGTGACCCTGGACCTGAGCGAGGGCTGTGCGGAACACGTCCTGGTGGCCGAACTCGGGGAAACCGAGTTTCGCGCTCCGCTGGCGATTCCGTCCGCAGACGACGTGCACGCGTGGCTGCACGACGCCGTCGGCCGCGCGTGCGCACCCGAAGTCGGCACCGAACCCGCGGCGCGGTGGTGGATTCACCGCAACCTGGCGTTCGCACTCGACGTCTGTGCAGTCGACGTCGGCGAGGGCACCTGCCTGGTCACCGATCCCGTTCTGCTGCCGCTGTCGTGGAACCGCGACGCCTACTACGTCGCCTGCTTGCTCGGCGCGTTCGCCGTCCGGAATTCCGGATCGCCGCTGGGGCAGACCGCGCGCCGTGCGCTGCGGCGCCACCTGACCTGGCTGTTCGACGTGGCCGCGCGCCCCGACGGGCTGTGGGGCCGCAGCCACCTGACGAACGGCGAGGTGAAGGACCGCGCGTTCCAGCTCGACCAGCAGTGGTATCCGCTGCTCGAACTCGCGCGCGCGGCGCTGGAATGGGGACAGACCGACCTGTGGGACCGTCACCGCCGCCAGGCGCTGCGCTCGCTGGACGCCCTGCTGGCGATGCGCTCTGCCCTCGGGTTGTTTCCCACGTCGGAGACGCCGGCCGACGACCCGCTGTCGTTGCCGTACCACTTCTCCTCCCACGTGCTGGCCTGGCGGACGCTCGCACTGCTCAGCCGCCTGCCAGGCTGTGAGCGTCTGCTATCCGAAACCGACCGACTGCGCGGGCTCGTCGAACGCCACTTCCGCATCCGGGACAGCGGGATCTACGCGTACGCCACGGACGGCGAAGGTGGGCACCGACGGTATCACGACGCCAACGACCTGCCCACCGCCTGCGCGGCTCGGTGGGGATTCTGCGCACCCGACGACGTGTGGTGGCGCCGGACGATCGTGTTCGCGTACAGCGCAGCCAACGCCGGTTGGTTCGACGGGCCGTTCGGCGGCCTGGGGTCGGTGCACGCGCCCGGGCCGTGGACGTTGGGCGACATCCAGCGGTGGATCGTGGCGCACGACACCGGAGACGCCGCGGCCAAGGCGGCTGCAGAACAGCGCTTGCGGGCAGTGGCGTTCGACGACGGGCTGCTGTGCGAGTCCTACGACGCGCATTCCGGCCTGCCCCGCACACGCGCATGGTTCGCCTGGCCTGGGGCGGTGCTGGCCGCGTTGCTGCTGGGGGATTCGCTGTGA
- a CDS encoding ABC transporter ATP-binding protein, whose amino-acid sequence MAEIHLERLRKTYGRVTAIRDLSLHIQEGEFVVFLGPSGCGKTTTLRAIAGLERLDRGRVRIGGRDVTDLPPGRRGIGMVFQSYAVFPHMRVYDNIVFGLRMHGVPAAEQRRRAQEVAELLQIGGLLDRYPAQLSGGQRQRVAVARAIVMRPDVLLMDEPLSNLDALLRLHMRAELKRLHREVRSTTVYVTHDQVEALSLGDRIAVMKDGEIVQCDTPSRIYDDPASVFVGSFIGSPPMNFLRGAVDAADGTPVVRVGDASLLVPAPYRTAVAAYRGREVLVGVRPEHIRPGDGPLAGEVMVTEPLGPHKLVTVRVGDEMLKVSVGAEDPAEPGQRVRLNPEPGRMRFMDPTTEQALPRSP is encoded by the coding sequence ATGGCGGAGATCCACCTCGAACGACTGCGCAAGACCTACGGTCGCGTGACTGCGATCCGCGACCTGTCGCTGCACATCCAGGAAGGCGAGTTCGTTGTCTTCTTGGGCCCTTCGGGCTGCGGCAAGACCACCACGCTGCGAGCCATCGCGGGTCTGGAGCGATTGGACCGCGGCCGGGTGCGCATTGGCGGACGCGACGTAACGGACCTGCCGCCCGGCCGGCGTGGCATCGGCATGGTCTTCCAGTCCTATGCGGTCTTCCCCCACATGCGCGTGTACGACAACATCGTCTTCGGGCTGCGGATGCACGGCGTGCCGGCCGCCGAGCAGCGCCGCCGGGCGCAGGAGGTGGCCGAACTGCTGCAGATCGGCGGCCTGCTGGACCGCTACCCGGCCCAGCTGTCGGGCGGCCAGCGCCAGCGGGTGGCCGTCGCGCGGGCGATCGTGATGCGGCCCGACGTGTTGTTGATGGACGAGCCGCTCAGCAACCTCGACGCGCTGCTGCGGCTGCACATGCGGGCCGAACTCAAGCGGCTGCACCGCGAGGTGCGGTCGACCACCGTCTACGTGACGCACGATCAGGTGGAGGCGCTGAGTTTGGGCGACCGCATCGCGGTCATGAAGGACGGCGAGATCGTGCAGTGCGACACGCCCTCTCGCATCTACGACGACCCGGCGAGCGTGTTCGTCGGTTCGTTCATCGGCAGCCCCCCGATGAACTTCCTGCGAGGGGCGGTCGACGCCGCAGATGGCACGCCGGTGGTGCGGGTGGGAGACGCTTCGCTGCTTGTGCCCGCGCCCTACCGGACGGCTGTCGCGGCCTACCGCGGTCGGGAGGTCTTGGTCGGCGTTCGCCCCGAGCACATCCGTCCCGGTGACGGGCCCCTGGCCGGGGAGGTGATGGTGACCGAACCGCTGGGGCCCCACAAGCTGGTGACCGTGCGGGTCGGTGACGAGATGCTGAAGGTCTCCGTCGGGGCCGAAGATCCGGCCGAGCCCGGCCAGCGCGTGCGCCTGAACCCCGAACCCGGGCGGATGCGGTTCATGGACCCGACCACCGAGCAGGCGCTGCCGCGGTCCCCCTGA
- a CDS encoding carbohydrate ABC transporter permease produces MTFRRFGVYSAAVLIAAWVLLPLVLIALATFTPRDVLYDWPRPIVPRQLTTETLLFFVRSAGVLQSTWNSVLVAGMTIALAFAISAPTGYALARYRFRGRETINLAILATKMFPATVLSIPLAVAFIRWGLYDTLLGVAIVHTALSVPFVTVIVTSVFVGISYELEEAAMTLGCNRFQAFLRIAMPMALPGLAAAAIFTFVLSWNEVFAATILTLNNRTLPALVINAISAAGAPLHYRFAGGFFMVVPALVIIFLIRRYLLTLWGVTVR; encoded by the coding sequence ATGACGTTCCGGCGGTTCGGGGTCTACAGCGCCGCCGTGCTGATCGCCGCCTGGGTGCTGCTCCCGCTGGTTTTGATCGCGCTAGCGACGTTCACGCCGCGGGACGTCCTGTACGACTGGCCACGCCCGATCGTCCCGCGCCAGCTGACCACCGAGACGCTGCTGTTCTTCGTCCGCTCGGCGGGTGTGCTGCAGTCCACCTGGAACAGCGTGCTGGTCGCCGGAATGACGATCGCGCTCGCCTTCGCGATCTCCGCGCCGACCGGATACGCGCTCGCCCGCTACCGCTTCCGGGGACGGGAGACGATCAACCTGGCGATCCTCGCGACGAAGATGTTTCCGGCCACCGTGCTGTCCATCCCCCTCGCGGTGGCGTTCATCCGATGGGGACTGTACGATACGCTGCTCGGTGTGGCGATCGTCCACACGGCGCTCAGCGTCCCCTTCGTCACGGTGATCGTCACCAGCGTGTTCGTGGGCATCTCCTACGAACTAGAAGAGGCTGCGATGACCCTGGGCTGCAACCGCTTCCAGGCGTTCTTGCGCATCGCGATGCCCATGGCGCTGCCGGGCTTGGCTGCCGCCGCGATCTTCACGTTCGTGCTCTCGTGGAACGAGGTGTTCGCCGCGACGATCCTGACGCTCAACAACCGGACGCTGCCGGCTCTCGTGATCAACGCGATCAGCGCGGCCGGCGCGCCCCTGCACTATCGGTTCGCCGGCGGCTTCTTCATGGTCGTACCGGCCCTGGTGATCATCTTCCTGATCCGGCGCTACTTGCTGACGCTGTGGGGCGTGACGGTCCGATAG
- a CDS encoding sugar ABC transporter permease: MAVAEAPLELERAGRRVDWTPYLLVLPTAAYLAVFFVYPMAQAIWLAVSDPQSGALTLEHFRRMSEDLYFRQAIRYTVLITAIAIPLQVALGLTIALLVNTRFPGHSIFLYVCAIPIAISDLAAGLIWLSIFTERGYLNAFLDALGLTAQPITFLTYERPVWLIGAIVLTEVWRATAIVMIILVAGLQLIPKDYLETAQVFGARPWQTLWHVLLPLLRPSLQTALIIRTILAFQLFATVITLAGRLVPVLAGEAYFWYSLYRSPNVASAYATLILVLSGGITWVYLRALRARHEEVAGG, encoded by the coding sequence ATGGCTGTCGCTGAGGCCCCACTGGAACTCGAGCGCGCCGGACGCCGCGTCGACTGGACGCCCTACCTGCTGGTGCTGCCGACGGCGGCCTACCTGGCAGTGTTCTTCGTCTACCCGATGGCGCAGGCGATCTGGCTGGCGGTCTCGGATCCGCAGTCGGGCGCGCTGACCCTGGAGCACTTCCGGCGAATGTCGGAGGACCTGTACTTCCGGCAGGCGATCCGTTACACGGTCCTCATCACCGCGATCGCGATCCCGCTGCAGGTCGCACTGGGACTGACGATCGCGCTGCTCGTGAACACGCGTTTTCCGGGTCACTCGATCTTCCTGTACGTGTGCGCGATCCCGATCGCGATCTCGGACCTTGCGGCGGGGCTCATCTGGTTGTCGATCTTCACCGAGCGTGGGTACCTGAACGCGTTCTTGGACGCGCTGGGCCTGACTGCCCAGCCCATCACGTTCCTCACCTACGAGCGGCCGGTGTGGCTGATCGGCGCGATCGTGCTGACCGAGGTGTGGCGCGCCACCGCGATCGTCATGATCATCTTGGTGGCAGGCCTGCAGCTGATCCCCAAGGACTACCTGGAGACGGCCCAGGTGTTCGGAGCGCGGCCCTGGCAGACGCTGTGGCACGTCCTGTTGCCGTTGCTGCGCCCGAGCCTGCAGACCGCACTGATCATCCGGACAATCCTCGCCTTTCAGCTGTTCGCGACGGTGATCACACTGGCCGGGCGGCTGGTGCCGGTGCTGGCCGGCGAGGCGTACTTCTGGTACTCGCTGTACCGGAGCCCCAACGTCGCCAGCGCCTACGCGACGCTGATCCTGGTGTTGTCGGGCGGGATCACCTGGGTCTATCTGCGCGCGCTGCGCGCGCGGCACGAGGAGGTCGCGGGCGGATGA